ATATTGGGTATCTAAATTCTCTAAATTTACTATTACAGCAGTCTGACTCGTATCAAAACATGGAACAGATATTAGCCTAACAATTTGATTTTCATCacctaaaaattaaattattaatcgcTTTTTATTTTAGTATAAATCGTAGCTTTTATTCTGCtacaatattttacaatgaGGCACAAACCTTTCCAcaatttcgtttcaaatttgTCTGTATTTCCCACAAAATATATATCTGGACATGTTTCCATAATAAACAAATCTTTCTTGTAGTATGGGCAAGCTAATAGTGTGTCTGGAGCAGTTGGACATATATGTCTCCATAATAAGGTTTTTTCTAGCCATTCAAGAGCTGAAATACCAGTTTCACCTGCTACTTTAATGATGTCCTGAATTGATTGACCACTAGTACCAATTATTATTCGTCCTTCAATTTTACTAATCCATGGATTTGTGGTACTTTTAAAGCTTTCAAGTCTATGTTATTGAAATAGAATAAATTTGTGTATACATAATAAAATGTGGTAATTACTTGTTTATACAATTCAATATATACAAACCTAGATGATTTAGGTAGTAAACAAGGATGAAATGGTCTTTGAGGCAACATAGAATTAGTGGGATCATGTTCTCCTGGCATTAAAGTAATAGAACAACATGTTGCTAAATTACTTAAGAATGTATCTACAGATTTTATTGCTTCTCCAAGTCCTTTAGCTATGTCTGTTGCAGCCTGTGATGTATCATTACTTTTTATGGTATTACCTAATAAAGGCAATAAGGTATTATACAATTATAGtactatatataatttttataatagcGAATGTGATTTACCTGCTATAATGAGTCGAACAATAGAAGTATTATCCTTTTGTATCGTTACATTACCAGCCATTCCACACAGCCATTCCATAAAAAGGGACATTCCTAAACTGTCACAATTATTAGATAAATTTAATCCAGATACTATCACCAGCTTCTTTTGTGATATGCATTCTTTTAAAGATTCTTTTGGTGCACATCCAGGAAAACACCAATCCTTTACCTAAATAGAATTACCACTATTATATTAAACATAAGGAAAATATAACAACAATTATACTTCTCTAGAATTAAAATTACCGTAAATGCGCCATCACTATTTTCATTGCCTAATACAGCACAAACAACTCCGGTAACAATTTGCTTTAAATCAACTTGCTCGCCTACTAATTTAATTCGCAACATTTCATCTTCTAGAAATGGTTGATCTTTCTCCGAGCAATAATTTGGTTTAGAAGAGGAAACATTAAACTGATGTTCTTCACTAAGTTCCCTTAAAATTGATGGTTTCCATTGTTGGTGTTTATACAATGTGCCAATTATTATGCACTGTtggttttctaaattttctaAATCGGCCAATTTGACAATCGGAACATTTCCTGTGCGAGAAAGAAAACTATGCGCATTATATTATCCATAAGAAGatccattttatatatatttctattatatgaTCATAACCTTGTAatataagaaaaattaataaacatacCCCATTTAGCTTTAACACGCGGAGTTAGAACATCCCTTAATTCGGCAAGTCTAGCAGAGTATATGTGCGCATATTGTTTAGAATAGTCATTTTTCATGTTTACAAACTTTTTCGAAAGATCTTTATAATCAGCTTGCTCCCTTTCAAATACTTCTGGCTTCTCTTTTCCCGCCTTCACAAATAAATCATTACATTCTTTTTTAGTTTTATGAACCATTTTTGACTCAGATATATGCggaatttaatgaaataatttacgttcAGCTATCAGCTCGGTTATACCGGCTTTACCGCCAAATTTGTCTGAAACGCTAACCTCACTAGCGCCACCATGAAGCCAGTTGTACGGAAAGTTTAAAATACAACAGATATCTTTTAGCTTCACTATAACTTTGTCGTATTGTACAAAATTTgccaaaaatattttacgttccTATCAATTACAAGAGTCGTTTTAttgattttgaaattatttgcgaatgatattaaatatttgaaataaagaaaaaggaaaagtaatataaaaaagTAAAACATACAATAAATGATGTAGGGACTAGTAAAAAAACCACTTGAAGCTATGTATTTTACTCGTTTTATTATTTCCAAATCTTGCTTAGAACCTGAAGAAATTCTTTCACAatctaataattaattaatgataattaagTTTAACATTAACGCCTGACAACGACGAAGTAAAGAttatatacctatatatatgtatatatattaatatacatatatatatttatattttaattatatatatatatatgtgtatatatatatatatatatcatgtaTAAGCTAATCCTTGCCCAGACACACGTGTTGATATGCAGTTGttcattcaatttttcttctacgggcatataaataaaatcttattgcttaatattttttaaatatatatatatatatgtatatgtacatatatgtatatatatgtgcatatatatgtatacatatgtataatatatatgtatacggtATCATTACCATTACATATGATGATATGTTTTTGTAGTCCCAATGATTAATATGCACAGATTTGTGCAAATGCCTCAAGCGCGAGACATATTATGGACGGATTGATCCAGATGCAAAATGGACTTTCCGA
This portion of the Bombus affinis isolate iyBomAffi1 chromosome 1, iyBomAffi1.2, whole genome shotgun sequence genome encodes:
- the LOC126916690 gene encoding DNA polymerase delta subunit 2-like; this encodes MVHKTKKECNDLFVKAGKEKPEVFEREQADYKDLSKKFVNMKNDYSKQYAHIYSARLAELRDVLTPRVKAKWGNVPIVKLADLENLENQQCIIIGTLYKHQQWKPSILRELSEEHQFNVSSSKPNYCSEKDQPFLEDEMLRIKLVGEQVDLKQIVTGVVCAVLGNENSDGAFTVKDWCFPGCAPKESLKECISQKKLVIVSGLNLSNNCDSLGMSLFMEWLCGMAGNVTIQKDNTSIVRLIIAGNTIKSNDTSQAATDIAKGLGEAIKSVDTFLSNLATCCSITLMPGEHDPTNSMLPQRPFHPCLLPKSSRLESFKSTTNPWISKIEGRIIIGTSGQSIQDIIKVAGETGISALEWLEKTLLWRHICPTAPDTLLACPYYKKDLFIMETCPDIYFVGNTDKFETKLWKGDENQIVRLISVPCFDTSQTAVIVNLENLDTQYISFSNI